One window from the genome of Dolosigranulum savutiense encodes:
- the glgA gene encoding glycogen synthase GlgA: protein MKVLFASAEAAPFFKSGGLGDVAGSLPKELKKQGIDIRVVLPNHGVLPEKYAEQLEVVTEFTVDVGWRRQYCGIKQLILDDVVYYFVDNLDYFNRESVYGYDDDGERYAFFSLAIMEMMEKIDFIPDVLHANDWHTAAVTFLLRDKYHWIDAYADIKTVLSIHNLKYQGEFGEAILSDWYGIGYNIYMDNGAKHHNAVNILKGGIYYADRVTTVSPTYAEEIKTPEFGHGLDGVLRDVDYKLSGILNGIDYAVNDPATDTTIQYNYDVDTIDQKVKNKTYLQEKVGLPVDEEVVLIGMVSRLTEQKGFRLVEIIMDALTNRRVQIILLGTGEKSIEDSFKYFDWAYDGQVRAIIDFDVTLAQEIYAGADLFLMPSAFEPCGLSQMISMRYGTLPLVHEIGGLKDTVALYNKYDITGTGFSFNHFDWWVLLNTLDDAIGVYYNHHDNWQTIQKQAMQTDFSWQKSTQKYINLYQSIAY, encoded by the coding sequence ATGAAAGTATTATTTGCTTCGGCAGAAGCGGCCCCATTCTTCAAGTCAGGTGGCTTGGGGGATGTGGCAGGTTCTTTACCAAAAGAATTAAAAAAACAAGGTATCGATATTCGTGTCGTTTTACCGAATCATGGTGTTCTACCTGAAAAATATGCCGAACAATTAGAGGTAGTAACTGAATTTACAGTGGATGTCGGTTGGCGCCGACAATATTGTGGCATTAAGCAACTTATCTTAGATGATGTGGTATATTATTTTGTCGATAATTTAGACTACTTTAATCGTGAGTCAGTGTATGGATACGATGATGATGGTGAACGCTATGCCTTCTTTTCGTTAGCAATTATGGAGATGATGGAGAAGATTGATTTTATTCCAGATGTCTTGCATGCAAATGATTGGCATACCGCAGCCGTTACCTTCTTATTACGTGATAAGTATCATTGGATTGACGCTTATGCGGATATTAAAACGGTCTTGTCAATTCATAATTTGAAATATCAAGGTGAATTTGGAGAGGCTATTTTAAGTGACTGGTACGGGATTGGCTATAATATTTATATGGATAACGGAGCTAAGCATCATAATGCAGTTAATATCTTAAAAGGTGGGATTTACTACGCAGACCGTGTAACGACTGTCAGTCCAACCTATGCCGAAGAAATTAAGACCCCTGAATTTGGTCATGGCTTGGATGGGGTGTTACGTGATGTTGATTACAAGTTGAGTGGTATCTTGAATGGGATTGATTATGCAGTGAATGATCCAGCTACAGATACTACAATTCAATACAACTATGATGTTGATACCATTGATCAAAAAGTTAAAAATAAAACATATTTGCAAGAAAAAGTAGGTCTGCCAGTCGATGAAGAGGTTGTATTAATCGGGATGGTTAGTCGACTAACAGAACAAAAAGGGTTTCGCTTAGTTGAGATTATTATGGATGCTTTAACCAATCGCCGGGTACAAATTATTTTATTGGGAACCGGTGAGAAGTCGATTGAAGATAGCTTCAAGTATTTTGATTGGGCATATGATGGACAGGTACGGGCTATTATTGATTTTGATGTCACCTTAGCTCAAGAAATTTATGCTGGGGCGGATCTTTTCTTGATGCCAAGTGCGTTCGAACCATGTGGCTTATCGCAGATGATCAGTATGCGTTATGGCACATTACCACTTGTACATGAAATCGGTGGCTTAAAAGATACAGTTGCACTATACAACAAATACGACATCACTGGGACCGGCTTTAGTTTCAATCACTTTGATTGGTGGGTGTTATTAAACACATTGGATGATGCAATAGGTGTATATTACAACCATCATGATAATTGGCAAACTATCCAAAAACAAGCCATGCAAACTGATTTCAGTTGGCAAAAATCAACTCAGAAATATATTAATTTA